The following coding sequences lie in one Vitis vinifera cultivar Pinot Noir 40024 chromosome 19, ASM3070453v1 genomic window:
- the LOC100251296 gene encoding putative disease resistance protein RGA4, which yields MADQIPFGVVEHILTNLGSKAFQEIGSMYGVPKEMTKLNGKLGTIKAVLLDAEEKQQQQSNRAVKDWVRRFRGVVYDADDLLDDYATHYLQRGGLARQVSDFFSSENQVAFRFKMSHRLKDIKERIDDIAKEIPMLNLTPRDIVLHTRVENSGRDTHSFVLKSEMVGREENKEEIIGKLLSSNGEEKLSVVAIVGIGGLGKTTLAQLVYNDERVVNHFEFKIWACISDDSGDGFDVNMWIKKILKSLNDGGAESLETMKTKLHEKISQKRYLLVLDDVWNQNPQQWDHVRTLLMVGAIGSKLVVTTRKPRVASLMGDNFPINLKGLDENDSWRLFSKIAFKDGEEDVHTNITQIGKEIAKMCKGVPLIIKSLAMILRSKREPGQWLSIRNNKNLLSLGDENENVVGVLKLSYDNLPTHLRQCFTYCALFPKDYEIEKKLVVQLWIAQGYIQSSNDNNEQLEDIGDQYFEELLSRSLLEEVEDDFNDTLSCKMHDLIHDLAQSIVGSDILVLRSDVNNIPEEARHVSLFEERNPMIKALKGKSIRTFLCKYSYKNSTIVNSFFPSFMCLRALSFSGMGVEKVPKCLGRLSHLRYLDLSYNDFKILPNAITGLKNLQTLKLTRCWSLKRIPDNIEELINLRHLENNGCFDWTHMPHGIGKLTLLQSLPLFVVGNDIGRLRNHKIGSLSELKGLNQLRGGLCISNLQNVRDVELVSRGEILKGKQYLQSLRLEWKRLGQGGGDEGDKSVMEGLQPHQHLKDIFIEGYGGTEFPSWMMNDGLGSLLPYLIKIEISRCSRCKILPPFSQLPSLKSLKLDDMKEAVELKEGSLTTPLFPSLESLELSDMPKLKELWRMDLLAEEGPSFSHLSQLEIRNCHNLASLELHSSPCLSQLEIIDCPSFLSLELHSSPCLSQLKISYCHNLASLELHSSPYLSQLEVRYCHNLASLELHSSPCLSKLEIGNCHDLASLELHSSPCLSKLEIIYCHNLASLELHSSPSLSQLHIGSCPNLASFKVALLHSLETLSLFTVRYGVIWQIMSVSASLKSLYIESIDDMISLPKELLQHVSGLVTLQIRKCHNLASLELHSSPCLSKLEIIYCHNLASFNVASLPRLEELSLRGVRAEVLRQFMFVSASSSLESLSICEIDGMISLPEEPLQYVSTLETLYIVKCSGLATLLHWMGSLSSLTELIIYDCSELTSLPEEIYSLKKLQTFYFCDYPHLEERYNKETGKDRAKIAHIPHVRFNSDLDMYRKIGIFADAVH from the coding sequence ATGGCTGACCAAATTCCATTCGGTGTTGTGGAGCACATTTTGACCAACTTGGGGTCCAAGGCGTTTCAAGAAATTGGATCCATGTATGGTGTTCCAAAGGAGATGACCAAGCTCAATGGGAAACTGGGCACCATCAAGGCTGTGCTTTTGGATGCTGAGGAGAAGCAGCAGCAGCAGAGCAATCGTGCAGTCAAAGATTGGGTCCGGAGGTTCAGAGGTGTTGTTTATGACGCAGATGACTTGCTGGATGACTATGCAACCCATTATCTTCAGCGAGGAGGATTGGCAAGGCAGGTCAGTGACTTCTTCTCATCTGAAAATCAAGTTGCTTTTCGTTTTAAGATGAGTCATAGACTCAAGGATATCAAAGAAAGGATAGATGATATTGCAAAAGAAATCCCCATGTTAAATCTGACTCCACGGGACATAGTACTACACACACGGGTGGAGAATAGTGGGAGAGACACCCATTCATTCGTGTTAAAATCTGAAATGgtaggaagagaagaaaacaaagaggaGATAATAGGGAAGTTGTTGTCGTCCAACGGTGAAGAAAAGCTTTCGGTTGTTGCCATTGTAGGCATTGGGGGGTTGGGTAAGACCACCCTTGCTCAATTGGTATACAATGATGAAAGAGTGGTCAATCATTTTGAGTTTAAGATATGGGCTTGCATTTCTGATGATTCTGGTGATGGTTTTGATGTTAATATGTggatcaaaaaaattttaaaatctctgAATGATGGGGGTGCTGAAAGTCTGGAGACTATGAAAACTAAGCTTCATGAAAAAATAAGTCAAAAGAGGTACTTGCTAGTCCTCGATGATGTTTGGAATCAAAATCCTCAACAATGGGATCACGTGAGAACTTTATTAATGGTTGGTGCTATAGGTAGTAAACTTGTAGTAACCACCAGAAAACCTAGAGTTGCATCACTCATGGGAGATAATTTTCCAATTAATTTGAAAGGTCTTGATGAAAACGATTCTTGGAGGTTGTTTTCAAAAATCGCATTTAAAGATGGAGAGGAGGATGTGCATACAAACATCACCCaaattggaaaagaaattgCAAAAATGTGTAAGGGAGTTCCTCTCATTATTAAGTCTTTAGCAATGATATTGCGGTCTAAAAGAGAACCGGGGCAGTGGTTGTCTAttagaaacaataaaaatttgCTGTCACTCGGAGATGAAAATGAGAATGTTGTAGGGGTGCTGAAATTAAGTTATGATAATTTGCCAACTCATTTGAGACAATGTTTTACATATTGTGCTCTATTTCCAAAAGACTATGAGATTGAGAAAAAGTTGGTGGTACAACTATGGATAGCACAAGGTTATATTCAATCTtcaaatgataataatgagCAATTAGAGGATATAGGGGATCAATATTTTGAGGAATTATTGTCAAGGTCATTGTTGGAAGAGGTTGAAGATGATTTTAATGATACATTAAGTTGTAAAATGCATGACCTTATACATGATCTTGCACAATCAATTGTAGGATCTGATATCCTTGTTTTAAGAAGTGATGTAAATAACATTCCAGAAGAAGCTCGTCATGTATCATTGTTTGAAGAGAGAAATCCTATGATAAAGGCTCTAAAGGGAAAATCCATAAGAACCTTTCTTTGTaaatattcttataaaaatagtacaattgtaaattcattttttccGAGTTTTATGTGTCTACGTGCATTGAGTTTTAGTGGTATGGGTGTAGAGAAGGTGCCAAAGTGTTTGGGCAGATTGAGTCATTTAAGGTATCTTGATCTTTCCTACAATGATTTTAAGATACTTCCAAATGCTATTACAGGGTTAAAGAATTTGCAAACACTAAAACTCACAAGATGTTGGAGTTTAAAAAGAATTCCAGACAACATAGAAGAATTGATCAATCTTAGGCACTTGGAGAATAATGGATGTTTTGACTGGACTCATATGCCACATGGAATCGGCAAGTTGACTTTACTTCAAAGTCTACCATTGTTTGTGGTTGGGAATGATATAGGGCGGTTAAGGAATCACAAAATTGGTAGCTTGAGTGAATTGAAAGGCCTTAACCAACTAAGAGGAGGGTTATGCATAAGTAATCTTCAAAACGTGAGGGATGTTGAACTGGTATCCAGGGGGgaaattttgaaaggaaaacaaTATCTTCAGTCCTTGAGATTGGAATGGAAACGGTTGGGCCAAGGTGGGGGGGATGAGGGTGATAAGTCAGTGATGGAAGGCCTTCAACCACACCAACACCTAAAGGATATCTTTATAGAAGGTTATGGAGGTACGGAGTTTCCAAGTTGGATGATGAATGATGGGTTGGGTTCCCTGCTTCCCTAcctaattaaaattgaaatttcgaGATGTTCAAGATGCAAAATTCTGCCACCCTTTTCTCAACTCCCTTCTCTCAAGTCTTTGAAgcttgatgatatgaaagaagCGGTGGAGTTAAAGGAGGGTTCATTAACAACGCCACTCTTCCCATCTCTTGAATCGCTCGAACTCTCTGACATGCCAAAGTTGAAGGAATTGTGGAGGATGGACTTACTAGCAGAGGAAggtccttcattttctcatctttctcaATTAGAGATCAGAAATTGTCATAACTTGGCATCCTTGGAACTGCATTCATCTCCTTGTCTTTCTCAATTAGAGATCATCGATTGCCCTAGCTTCTTATCCTTGGAACTGCATTCATCTCCTTGTCTTTCTCAATTAAAGATCAGCTATTGCCATAACTTGGCATCCTTGGAACTGCATTCATCTCCTTATCTTTCTCAATTAGAGGTCAGATATTGCCATAACTTGGCATCCTTGGAACTGCATTCATCTCCTTGTCTTTCAAAATTAGAGATCGGAAATTGCCATGACTTGGCATCCTTGGAACTGCATTCATCTCCTTGTCTTTCAAAATTAGAGATCATATATTGCCATAACTTGGCATCCTTGGAACTGCATTCGTCTCCTTCTCTTTCTCAATTACATATCGGAAGTTGCCCTAACTTGGCATCCTTCAAAGTGGCTCTTTTACACTCTCTTGAGACACTATCTCTGTTCACAGTTAGATATGGTGTGATATGGCAGATAATGTCTGTCTCTGCTTCGTTGAAGTCTCTGTATATTGAAAGCATAGATGATATGATATCTCTCCCGAAGGAGCTACTTCAACATGTTTCTGGCTTGGTAACGTTACAGATCCGTAAGTGCCATAACTTGGCATCCTTGGAACTGCATTCATCTCCTTGTCTTTCAAAATTAGAGATCATATATTGCCATAACTTGGCATCCTTCAATGTGGCTTCATTACCTCGTCTTGAGGAACTAAGCCTGCGTGGAGTCAGAGCAGAGGTACTGAGGCAGTTCATGTTTGTCtctgcttcttcttcattgGAGTCTCTGAGTATATGCGAGATTGATGGTATGATATCTCTCCCAGAGGAGCCGCTTCAATATGTTTCCACTCTCGAAACTCTCTACATTGTTAAGTGCTCTGGTTTGGCAACATTACTACACTGGATGGGCAGCCTTTCCTCGCTTACGGAACTTATTATTTAT
- the LOC100261538 gene encoding receptor-like protein 6 yields MYRILYFLFFLSYSRVICFSFSNSTKLCPHHQNVALLRLKQTFSVDVSASFAKTDTWKEDTDCCSWDGVTCNRVTSLVIGLDLSCSGLYGTIHSNSSLFLLPHLRRLNLAFNDFNKSSISAKFGQFRRMTHLNLSFSGFSGVIAPEISHLSNLVSLDLSIYSGLGLETSSFIALTQNLTKLQKLHLRGINVSSILPISLLNLSSLKSMDLSSCQLHGRFPDDDLQLPNLKVLKLKGNHDLSGNFPKFNESNSILLLDLSSTNFSGELPSSISILKSLESLDLSHCNFSGSIPLVLGKLTQITYLDLSRNQFDGEISNVFNRFRKVSVLDISSNSFRGQFIASLDNLTELSFLDLSNNKLEGVIPSHVKELSSLSSVHLSNNLFNGTIPSWLFSLPSLIELDLSHNKLNGHIDEFQSPSLESIDLSNNELDGPVPSSIFELVNLTYLQLSSNNLGGIVETDMFMNLENLVYLDLSYNILTLSNYNHSNCALPSLETLLLSSCDISEFPRFLCSQELLAFLDLSNNKIYGQLPKWAWNVGTETLSYLNLSQNMLTRFERFPWRIMQYLDLHSNLLQGPLPSLICEMSYIEVLDFSNNNLSGLIPQCLGNFSKSFSVLDLRMNQLYGTIPKTFSKGNLIRNLDFNGNQLEGPLLRSLINCRRLQVLDLGNNRINDTFPHWLETLPELQVLILRSNRFHGHVRGSNFQFPFPKLRIMDLSRNGFSASLSKIYLKNFKAMMNATEDKMELKFMGEYSYRDSIMVTIKGFDFEFVSILFTFTIIDLSSNRFQGDIPDFIGSLSSLRELNLSHNNITGHIP; encoded by the coding sequence ATGTATCGAATCCTTTActtcctcttctttctctcATATTCCCGAGTTATTTGTTTCTCTTTCTCTAATTCTACGAAGCTGTGTCCTCATCACCAGAATGTTGCTTTGCTTCGACTTAAGCAAACATTTTCCGTAGATGTTTCCGCTTCTTTTGCCAAGACAGACACTTGGAAGGAAGACACTGATTGTTGCTCATGGGATGGTGTCACATGCAATAGGGTTACAAGCCTTGTAATCGGGCTCGACCTTAGTTGCAGTGGCCTCTATGGCACCATTCATTCCAACAGCAGCCTCTTCCTCTTGCCTCATCTACGAAGGCTCAACCTTGCTTTCAATGATTTCAATAAGTCCTCTATTTCAGCTAAGTTTGGACAATTCCGGAGAATGACTCATCTCAACCTTTCTTTCTCTGGATTTTCAGGTGTAATTGCTCCAGAAATCTCCCACCTATCCAACTTGGTTTCGCTTGATCTCTCCATCTATAGTGGATTAGGACTTGAAACAAGTAGCTTCATTGCACTTACTCAAAACCTAACGAAGTTGCAGAAACTTCATCTCCGAGGTATAAATGTCTCTTCCATTTTGCCTATCTCCCTACTGAATTTATCTTCTTTGAAATCTATGGATCTCTCTTCCTGTCAACTGCATGGGAGATTCCCTGATGATGATCTTCAGCTGCCCAACCTTAAGGTTCTCAAGTTAAAGGGTAACCATGATCTCAGTGGGAATTTCCCAAAGTTCAATGAGAGTAATTCCATTCTGTTGTTGGATCTTTCTTCAACAAATTTCAGTGGGGAGCTTCCTAGTTCAATAAGCATTCTAAAGTCTTTAGAAAGTTTGGATCTCTCTCACTGCAATTTTTCAGGGTCCATTCCCTTGGTGTTAGGGAAGCTCACACAAATCACTTACTTGGACCTCTCAAGAAACCAATTTGATGGTGAAATCTCAAATGTTTTCAATAGGTTTAGAAAGGTAAGTGTATTAGACATTTCCAGTAATAGTTTCAGAGGTCAGTTCATAGCGTCACTTGACAATCTAACAGAACTTTCTTTCTTAGACCTTTCAAACAATAAGCTAGAAGGTGTCATTCCTTCTCATGTGAAGGAACTTTCAAGTCTATCCTCTGTCCATTTGTCCAATAACTTGTTCAATGGGACAATACCATCTTGGTTGTTTAGTCTACCATCATTGATAGAGTTAGATCTCAGTCATAATAAACTCAATGGTCATATTGATGAATTCCAATCCCCTTCATTGGAGTCCATTGATTTGAGTAATAATGAGTTAGATGGGCCAGTTCCAAGTTCCATCTTTGAACTTGTAAATCTTACATATCTCCAGCTTTCTTCAAATAACTTGGGTGGCATTGTGGAGACAGACATGTTCATGAATCTTGAAAATCTTGTCTATCTCGATCTTTCATATAACATTCTGACATTGAGCAACTACAACCATTCCAACTGTGCACTACCATCCTTGGAAACATTGTTGTTGTCTTCTTGCGACATAAGTGAATTCCCAAGATTTTTATGCAGTCAAGAGTTATTGGCATTTTTAGATCTTTCAAACAACAAGATTTATGGACAACTTCCGAAATGGGCATGGAATGTGGGTACGGAGACACTGTCTTACTTAAATCTTTCTCAAAACATGCTAACCAGGTTTGAGAGATTTCCATGGAGGATTATGCAATATCTCGACCTTCATTCCAACTTGCTTCAAGGGCCACTTCCATCATTGATTTGTGAAATGAGTTATATTGAAGTTTTAGATTTCTCCAATAACAACTTGAGTGGCTTAATTCCACAATGTTTGGGAAACTTCAGTAAGTCTTTCTCAGTTTTGGATTTGCGAATGAATCAACTTTATGGTACCATTCCTAAAACGTTTTCAAAGGGCAATCTTATCAGGAATCTTGACTTCAATGGAAATCAATTGGAAGGGCCTCTACTACGATCTTTGATCAATTGTAGAAGGTTGCAAGTTTTAGACCTTGGAAATAACAGAATAAATGATACATTCCCCCATTGGTTGGAAACTCTTCCGGAGTTACAAGTTTTGATCTTGCGTTCAAATAGGTTCCATGGTCACGTAAGGggttcaaatttccaatttccatttCCCAAGTTACGAATAATGGATCTCTCACGCAATGGTTTCTCTGCCAGTTTATcgaaaatatatttgaagaaTTTCAAGGCAATGATGAATGCGACTGAGGataaaatggaattaaaatttatggGCGAATACTCTTATCGAGATTCAATAATGGTAACAATCAAaggatttgattttgaatttgtaAGTATCTTGTTTACTTTCACAATAATTGATTTGTCAAGCAATAGATTCCAAGGAGACATTCCAGATTTCATTGGTAGTCTTAGTTCACTTCGAGAACTCAACTTGTCTCATAACAACATTACAGGGCATATTCCATAA